A genomic window from Clostridium aceticum includes:
- a CDS encoding DUF2933 domain-containing protein, whose protein sequence is MNHKGKNHGLLMLLCCLIPLAVILLLPRLGLEVGPIGRLAPYAIFLICPLMHIGMMVFMFKGKKNDDCHGEQNPRGQNQ, encoded by the coding sequence ATGAATCATAAAGGTAAAAATCATGGATTGTTAATGTTGCTGTGTTGTTTAATTCCGTTGGCAGTGATTTTGCTATTGCCGAGGTTAGGGTTAGAAGTAGGGCCTATAGGAAGATTAGCACCCTATGCAATTTTTCTAATCTGTCCATTAATGCACATTGGAATGATGGTGTTTATGTTCAAAGGAAAAAAGAATGATGATTGTCATGGGGAACAAAATCCTAGGGGACAAAATCAATAA
- a CDS encoding LDCC motif putative metal-binding protein, protein MKKWFEKLLKSIEDANKKNFGEGKMDCCDLNQKEKQKMKGKK, encoded by the coding sequence GTGAAGAAATGGTTTGAGAAATTGCTTAAATCCATAGAAGATGCTAATAAGAAGAATTTTGGCGAAGGAAAGATGGACTGCTGTGATTTAAATCAAAAAGAAAAGCAAAAGATGAAAGGAAAAAAATAG
- a CDS encoding aspartyl-phosphate phosphatase Spo0E family protein → MDESRRSSTIEIEELRKKLNEELIRKEFIDDEILHISQALDILISQYVKEKVLLK, encoded by the coding sequence ATGGATGAAAGCAGAAGGTCTTCTACCATAGAAATAGAGGAATTGAGGAAAAAACTAAACGAAGAATTAATTAGGAAGGAATTCATAGATGATGAGATCTTACACATAAGTCAAGCGTTGGATATACTGATTTCACAGTATGTAAAAGAGAAAGTTTTGTTGAAATGA
- a CDS encoding heparan-alpha-glucosaminide N-acetyltransferase, which translates to MGNGRIFEIDLLRTIAITLMIIFHIVYDLNEFAGIDINYQSGFWYWEGRIAALIFIFISGISSGFSRDSFKRGVKVLGLGMGITIVTYIVIREQYIRFGILHLLGTGMILFPLLKRINNYILLLLSGIFILISAMFNDILVNTSLLLPLGIMHSEFNTVDYYPIIPYLSAFIMGVIVYKIFYRNKQSFFKINYENRLVTKISKNSLSIYLMHQPAIIGTILLFRFLGGE; encoded by the coding sequence ATGGGAAACGGACGGATATTTGAAATAGATTTATTACGGACCATTGCAATTACTCTAATGATAATTTTTCATATTGTATATGATTTAAATGAGTTCGCAGGTATAGACATAAATTACCAAAGTGGATTTTGGTATTGGGAAGGTAGAATAGCAGCATTAATCTTTATATTTATTTCGGGAATAAGTAGTGGATTTAGCAGAGATTCCTTTAAAAGAGGGGTGAAGGTCTTAGGTTTAGGGATGGGAATCACAATAGTTACCTATATAGTAATAAGAGAACAATATATTAGATTTGGTATACTTCATTTATTAGGCACTGGCATGATCCTGTTTCCTTTGCTAAAAAGAATAAATAATTATATTTTACTTTTACTATCAGGGATTTTTATATTAATTTCAGCTATGTTTAATGATATTTTAGTAAATACAAGCTTGTTACTTCCTTTAGGGATTATGCATAGTGAATTTAATACAGTAGATTATTATCCCATTATTCCATATCTTTCAGCATTTATAATGGGGGTTATTGTTTATAAAATTTTTTATAGAAATAAACAAAGTTTCTTTAAGATTAACTATGAAAATCGGTTAGTAACAAAGATAAGTAAGAACTCTCTTTCTATTTATTTAATGCATCAGCCGGCTATTATTGGGACAATACTTTTATTTAGATTTTTGGGAGGAGAATAG
- a CDS encoding heavy-metal-associated domain-containing protein, translating to MTKKVLVDGMECEYCASQVMKALLGIDGINSVDVIFSEKNVIVELLYEVSNDKLEIAVEEAECKVVEIKDL from the coding sequence ATGACAAAGAAAGTACTAGTTGATGGTATGGAGTGTGAATATTGTGCTTCACAGGTTATGAAAGCTTTACTGGGAATTGATGGAATTAATTCGGTAGATGTCATTTTTTCAGAGAAAAATGTTATAGTTGAACTGTTATACGAAGTAAGTAATGATAAACTTGAAATAGCAGTAGAAGAAGCCGAATGTAAGGTAGTAGAAATTAAAGATTTATAA
- a CDS encoding metal-sensing transcriptional repressor, translating to MKKKKVIAQLLKSKENIMNKLNKTLGFLIEEKKPTRLSLEDKEAIIDCLNKIKRQSNDIKSMVENDDDYYNIIKQIEYYRRGLNVAEVLLSKSHSVPLQ from the coding sequence ATGAAAAAGAAAAAGGTTATAGCGCAATTGTTGAAATCTAAAGAAAACATTATGAATAAATTAAATAAGACGTTGGGCTTTCTTATAGAAGAGAAAAAACCTACAAGACTATCATTGGAAGACAAAGAAGCTATTATAGATTGTTTAAATAAGATAAAAAGGCAAAGTAATGATATTAAGTCCATGGTTGAAAATGATGATGACTACTACAATATAATTAAGCAAATTGAATATTATCGGAGAGGTTTAAATGTTGCAGAAGTACTATTGTCAAAAAGTCATTCTGTGCCATTACAGTAA
- the cooS gene encoding anaerobic carbon-monoxide dehydrogenase catalytic subunit — protein MEEKIYSIDPATEELARKAANEGIETLWDRKKAMKTPCGFGEQGLCCRICAMGPCRISPTKDKGAQKGICGATADVIIARNLARMIAGGTATHSDHGRDIAHVLHMAKRDGNYKITDEKKLLNLAKEWEVEIENRDIYDIAHEVAEIALKEFGKPFGTLRFLERAPEQRKSVWEKNDIRTGAIDKEIATIMHSTHIGCAADAKDLIHKGMRTSLADGWGGSMIGTEFSDILFGMPVPRETEANLGVLEEDQVNIIVHGHEPSLSEMMVLAAEDPELLQLVEEVGAKGINLSGMCCTSNEVAMRHGVKIAGNLNQQELAVFTGAVEAIIVDVQCIFPALAPLTKCYHTKFITTSPKAKITGATHMEFEEGKALQSAKEIVREAILNFKNRDAKKVFIPKAKSPAVVGYSVEAIKKQLDKVVNSQIDEGGTLKPLADCITSGVIRGAAGVVGCNNPKVKHDYGHVELMKELIKNDVIVVTTGCAAQAAAKAGLMSKEARKLAGKGLAKVCELVDIPPVLHMGSCVDISRILVLVSELAKLLKVDISDLPVVGAAPEWMSEKAIAIGTYVVTSGIDTWLGVVPPVTGSDLVVDILTNKAKDIVGAKFHVEPDPHKAAQQMIERIEEKRETLGLAAEA, from the coding sequence ATGGAAGAAAAAATTTATTCGATTGATCCTGCAACAGAAGAACTTGCCAGAAAAGCTGCAAACGAAGGAATCGAAACTTTATGGGACAGAAAAAAAGCCATGAAAACACCTTGTGGTTTTGGAGAGCAAGGCCTTTGTTGTAGGATATGTGCCATGGGACCCTGTAGAATAAGTCCCACAAAAGATAAAGGTGCACAAAAGGGAATTTGTGGAGCAACAGCAGATGTTATTATTGCTAGAAATTTAGCTAGAATGATTGCAGGTGGAACAGCTACTCACTCTGATCACGGAAGAGATATAGCACATGTCTTACATATGGCAAAGAGAGATGGGAACTATAAAATAACCGATGAGAAAAAACTTTTAAACTTAGCCAAAGAATGGGAAGTAGAAATAGAAAATAGAGACATCTATGATATCGCCCACGAAGTAGCTGAAATTGCATTAAAAGAATTTGGAAAACCTTTTGGAACTTTACGGTTCTTAGAAAGAGCGCCTGAGCAGAGAAAGAGCGTATGGGAAAAGAATGATATAAGAACTGGTGCTATAGATAAGGAAATAGCAACGATTATGCATTCTACACATATCGGATGTGCTGCTGACGCGAAGGATTTAATCCACAAGGGAATGAGAACCTCACTTGCTGACGGTTGGGGAGGTTCTATGATTGGTACAGAATTTAGTGATATCTTGTTTGGCATGCCTGTTCCAAGAGAAACAGAGGCAAACTTAGGTGTCTTAGAAGAAGATCAGGTAAATATTATCGTACATGGACATGAGCCTTCTTTATCTGAAATGATGGTTCTGGCAGCAGAAGACCCAGAATTATTACAGCTTGTAGAGGAAGTTGGAGCAAAAGGTATAAATTTATCTGGTATGTGCTGTACATCCAATGAAGTTGCTATGAGACATGGGGTGAAAATAGCAGGAAATTTAAATCAACAAGAACTTGCTGTGTTTACAGGAGCAGTAGAAGCTATTATCGTAGATGTGCAGTGTATATTTCCAGCCCTTGCTCCACTGACAAAATGTTATCATACGAAGTTTATTACTACCTCTCCAAAAGCTAAAATTACAGGTGCAACACATATGGAGTTTGAAGAAGGAAAGGCACTGCAGTCTGCCAAGGAGATTGTGAGAGAAGCTATTTTGAATTTTAAAAATAGGGATGCAAAAAAAGTATTTATACCCAAAGCGAAATCTCCCGCAGTAGTTGGATATAGTGTTGAAGCTATAAAAAAACAATTAGATAAAGTTGTAAATTCACAAATAGATGAGGGCGGAACATTAAAACCTCTTGCTGACTGTATAACTTCTGGTGTTATACGAGGAGCAGCGGGGGTTGTTGGGTGCAATAATCCAAAAGTGAAGCATGACTATGGCCATGTGGAACTTATGAAAGAATTAATCAAAAACGATGTTATTGTTGTAACTACGGGATGTGCAGCACAAGCAGCAGCAAAAGCTGGATTGATGAGTAAAGAAGCAAGAAAACTTGCCGGAAAAGGTCTTGCAAAAGTATGTGAACTAGTAGATATACCGCCAGTACTCCATATGGGTTCCTGTGTTGATATAAGCCGCATACTTGTGCTAGTGTCTGAGCTCGCTAAGCTATTAAAAGTAGATATAAGTGATTTGCCGGTAGTTGGTGCAGCACCAGAATGGATGTCAGAAAAAGCTATTGCCATAGGAACCTATGTAGTTACTTCAGGTATTGATACTTGGCTTGGGGTGGTTCCTCCAGTAACAGGTAGTGATCTAGTTGTTGATATATTAACGAACAAGGCAAAAGATATAGTAGGAGCAAAATTTCATGTAGAACCTGACCCTCACAAAGCAGCACAGCAGATGATTGAAAGAATTGAAGAAAAACGAGAAACTTTAGGGTTAGCAGCAGAAGCATAA
- a CDS encoding PLP-dependent aminotransferase family protein: MNKYTSIVDYIRNLAQEKKIKTGQKLPSIRSLADKFQCSKLTVIRAYKELEQDHFIYSVPKSGYYLVSKHKEEDLSKSNIYFSTVLPDMNILPYDEFHHCLDQAMEKYKMHLFSYGETRGLPSLIETLRKHLQNYQVFCKPTQIVVTSGSQQAVSILTNLQFPNGKNTILVENPTYDRMIKSLQLHSVRTIGIDRNFHGIDLNRLERIFQEEDIKFFYIVPRFHNPIGSSYSMDEKKEILRLAQKYDVYILEDDYLSDLDTDSRNDPIYSLDTSDRVIYLKTFSKILLPGLRIAAVVLPEILAPQFLTYKQWTDIHTSILPQGALDIYINNGMFKRSVTRLRRIYENRMDYLKSICNNFNREVLDANIPHTGFFLSMKSPKPIQYDVILPELARKGIILKDIRESYLEKNREMNLIKISISKTDNQQIKDGMLSIYNYFLNQ; the protein is encoded by the coding sequence TTGAATAAATATACTTCGATTGTTGACTATATAAGAAATTTAGCACAGGAAAAGAAAATAAAAACAGGACAGAAACTACCTTCTATAAGATCACTTGCAGATAAATTTCAATGTAGTAAGTTAACTGTAATTAGAGCCTATAAAGAATTAGAGCAGGATCACTTTATCTATTCTGTCCCTAAAAGTGGATATTACTTGGTATCAAAACATAAAGAAGAAGACTTAAGTAAATCAAACATATATTTTTCTACAGTACTTCCTGACATGAATATACTTCCCTACGATGAATTTCATCATTGCTTAGATCAAGCTATGGAAAAATATAAAATGCACCTGTTTTCTTATGGAGAAACGCGGGGCTTGCCTTCGTTAATCGAAACCCTTAGAAAACATCTCCAGAATTATCAAGTTTTTTGTAAACCTACTCAAATCGTCGTTACATCAGGCTCACAGCAAGCAGTAAGCATACTAACGAATTTGCAGTTTCCCAATGGTAAAAACACGATTTTAGTAGAAAACCCTACCTACGATAGAATGATTAAAAGCTTACAGCTGCATTCAGTTAGAACGATTGGAATAGATAGAAACTTTCATGGAATTGATCTAAATAGATTGGAGAGAATTTTTCAAGAAGAAGATATTAAGTTTTTCTATATAGTACCTAGATTTCATAATCCCATTGGAAGTAGTTATTCAATGGATGAGAAAAAAGAAATTTTAAGATTAGCTCAAAAATATGATGTATATATTCTAGAAGATGATTATCTTTCAGATTTAGATACAGATTCCCGCAATGATCCTATATATTCACTAGATACCAGTGATAGAGTTATTTATCTAAAAACATTTTCTAAAATCTTATTGCCTGGATTAAGAATTGCAGCAGTAGTTTTACCAGAAATACTAGCACCTCAGTTTTTAACATATAAACAGTGGACTGACATTCATACTTCGATTCTTCCACAAGGTGCCTTAGATATATATATCAATAATGGAATGTTCAAAAGATCCGTAACACGATTAAGACGTATATACGAGAATCGTATGGATTACTTAAAAAGTATTTGCAATAATTTTAATCGTGAAGTTTTAGATGCCAATATTCCGCATACCGGATTTTTTCTTTCTATGAAATCACCTAAACCTATACAATATGATGTGATATTACCTGAACTTGCTAGAAAAGGTATTATCCTTAAAGATATTCGAGAAAGTTATTTGGAAAAAAATCGTGAAATGAACTTAATAAAAATTAGTATTTCCAAGACAGATAATCAACAAATTAAGGATGGTATGCTTAGTATCTATAATTATTTTCTAAATCAATGA
- a CDS encoding pentapeptide repeat-containing protein has product MKVHEKNKERLEQFKVDCSKCSGLCCTALFFSKIDGFPENKKAGKPCTKLQSDYRCKIHHELEKRNMKGCIGYDCFGAGQHVTQYIYKGETWQTSQEQSEEIFDVFVIIFQLYQMRYFLEESKIIIPAKELWSDIQNLINENEALCNSTPQSIRDIDIESYRNKVNIILKQVCNYIIKFFKDSDNKDITEFLGRNFKKRDMSGLDLGMKLLIASNFDSCIFDGTVFLGADTRDTNFSNSDLREAVFLTQRQINSAKGNRKTKLPGHLDYPVTWK; this is encoded by the coding sequence ATGAAGGTACATGAAAAAAACAAAGAAAGATTAGAGCAATTTAAAGTAGATTGCTCAAAATGCAGTGGTTTATGTTGTACAGCATTATTTTTTTCAAAAATAGATGGTTTTCCAGAGAATAAAAAAGCAGGTAAACCTTGCACAAAACTACAAAGTGATTATCGTTGTAAGATTCATCATGAATTGGAGAAGCGTAATATGAAAGGTTGCATAGGATATGACTGCTTTGGGGCAGGACAGCATGTAACACAATATATTTATAAAGGTGAGACATGGCAAACCTCACAAGAGCAATCAGAAGAAATATTTGATGTTTTTGTGATTATTTTTCAACTATATCAAATGCGTTATTTCTTAGAAGAATCAAAAATAATAATTCCAGCAAAAGAATTATGGAGTGATATTCAAAATTTGATTAATGAAAATGAAGCCCTATGTAATTCTACTCCACAAAGTATCCGTGATATTGATATTGAGAGTTATAGAAACAAAGTTAATATCATCTTAAAGCAAGTCTGTAATTATATTATAAAGTTTTTTAAAGATAGTGATAATAAGGATATAACAGAGTTCTTAGGAAGAAATTTTAAAAAAAGAGATATGAGTGGATTAGACCTAGGCATGAAATTATTAATTGCAAGTAATTTTGATAGTTGCATATTTGACGGAACAGTTTTTTTAGGCGCTGATACAAGAGATACGAATTTTAGTAATTCTGATTTAAGAGAGGCTGTTTTCTTAACACAAAGACAAATCAATTCTGCTAAAGGAAATAGAAAAACAAAACTACCAGGGCATTTAGATTATCCAGTAACATGGAAGTAA
- a CDS encoding capping complex subunit for YIEGIA has protein sequence MGKNEGQIKGILAYVTTDKSRYLGGDPLALLVKDKEELVKISDTIAETFLADIVELSSGDYLIIKK, from the coding sequence ATGGGCAAAAATGAAGGACAAATTAAAGGTATTTTAGCTTATGTGACAACTGATAAAAGTCGATATTTAGGTGGCGATCCCTTGGCATTATTAGTTAAAGATAAAGAAGAATTAGTTAAAATATCTGATACAATTGCAGAAACATTTTTGGCTGATATTGTAGAACTCAGCAGTGGAGATTATTTAATCATAAAAAAATAG
- a CDS encoding YIEGIA family protein: protein MPNNNDVISAEMLTLIITATLIGALTRIASIKLDHRQYPNYPNGYLIHIVTGGLAAAIGAFIVPALVAKEFTAVTFLALGIQHFRDVRKIERESLLDLEGEEYAKRGEAYIDGISKIFEARNYIALLVAFTTGLTIQLLQSFGDVSWWIEVICGSLTGLILYYILKSFTRRQTIKDIATVTKGKIEIKGSDLYVDDMFVSHVMGREEAKKWFLEDGLAAIIHPKHDHYQIPLLNKGQRQAVLFEVTRRMGQRKIYSVQDINSGKLIIVLVPVIKNFDLLEETIVLTPLLETVKKNPQLLNIEKEGKANGQK, encoded by the coding sequence ATGCCAAACAACAATGACGTTATTTCAGCTGAAATGTTAACTCTTATTATAACAGCCACGCTTATTGGAGCATTAACTCGGATAGCATCAATTAAATTGGACCACAGGCAGTACCCAAACTATCCAAATGGCTATTTAATTCATATAGTAACAGGAGGACTTGCGGCTGCAATAGGGGCATTTATCGTACCAGCATTAGTTGCAAAGGAATTCACAGCTGTTACCTTTCTAGCCTTAGGAATCCAACATTTTCGAGATGTTCGAAAAATAGAAAGAGAGAGTCTTTTAGATCTTGAAGGTGAGGAGTATGCAAAGCGTGGCGAAGCCTATATTGATGGAATTTCAAAAATATTTGAAGCACGTAACTATATAGCATTGTTGGTTGCCTTTACTACAGGACTAACGATCCAGCTACTTCAAAGCTTCGGGGATGTTTCATGGTGGATAGAAGTTATATGTGGCTCTTTGACAGGACTTATCTTATATTACATACTTAAATCATTTACGAGACGACAAACTATAAAAGATATTGCTACTGTAACTAAAGGCAAAATTGAAATTAAGGGCTCAGATTTATATGTTGATGATATGTTTGTGTCCCATGTAATGGGTAGAGAGGAAGCAAAAAAGTGGTTTTTAGAGGATGGACTTGCCGCTATCATCCATCCGAAACATGATCACTACCAAATTCCTCTTCTAAACAAAGGACAACGACAAGCTGTACTATTTGAAGTAACGCGTAGGATGGGACAGAGAAAAATATATAGTGTTCAAGATATAAATAGCGGTAAACTTATTATTGTATTAGTTCCCGTTATCAAAAATTTTGATCTATTAGAAGAAACAATTGTACTAACACCTTTATTAGAAACGGTGAAAAAGAATCCTCAATTATTAAACATAGAAAAGGAGGGGAAAGCTAATGGGCAAAAATGA
- a CDS encoding xanthine dehydrogenase family protein molybdopterin-binding subunit codes for MSLSIGKSVFRKESLEKVTGAAKYTDDYSSKDMLHIKLVVSPYAHAKVISIDSTKALEVSGIRGIIVGQPFPLTGEEIQDRPPIAYDKVRYHGEPVAAVVADTTLQAKRAAELVEVIYEQLPVVNSPKDALLPNATLVHENLAIYEKIEHVYPEANTNIADRTKIRKGCVEEGWKFSDVTVEADFSFSQSDHIAMETRCVIAEIRPDGYVVFTSATQSPYMIKKLMKDYFQLEEGKVIVNTPLVGGAYGGKVPVQLELIAYMASAAVGGRPVKLLNTREEDMITSPVHIGLDAHIKLGATKDGQLAAAEILYTFDTGAYSDKGATISRAAAVTSTGPYRIDNLKCDSLCVYTNHPYVTAYRGFGHSELLFVFERALDMLAKKLKMDPIELRMKNAILPGHTTPTQIHLNESTVGNLPNCIETLKQLMQWNEGQIIQINDRKVRAKGISCIWKTSTIDSEASSGIVLMFNRDGSVNIESGVVEIGMGTKTVLAQLLAEKLKMDINKIHVKMEVNTQIIPEHWKTVASRSTLMAGRALLKAADDVIVQLKDIASRVLMCSPDDLEVGNEMVYAKDEPDIFIKIKDICYGYKYPHGYAIGGQVIGRGQYMLRHLTHLDRETGIGRPGPEYTVGAQGVEIEFDTRDYTYKILKAYSVIDAGKVLNMKLAEGQVMGAMEMGLNLGSSETFIFNESGKVLNPRLRTYTPFRYGDHPEYIVNFVETPHVDSAYGARGLGEHGLIGMPAALANALSIASGVELNKLPLTPESIWMQKIGVNKN; via the coding sequence ATGAGTTTGAGCATTGGGAAAAGTGTTTTTCGGAAAGAATCTCTTGAAAAAGTAACGGGTGCAGCTAAATATACAGATGATTATTCAAGTAAAGATATGTTGCATATCAAGCTAGTAGTAAGTCCCTATGCACATGCCAAAGTAATAAGCATCGACTCCACCAAGGCACTGGAAGTATCAGGTATACGAGGAATTATTGTTGGCCAGCCCTTTCCACTCACAGGAGAAGAAATTCAAGATCGACCTCCAATTGCCTATGATAAGGTACGGTATCATGGGGAGCCGGTAGCTGCTGTAGTAGCAGATACTACCCTCCAGGCAAAACGAGCCGCCGAACTAGTGGAAGTTATATATGAACAATTGCCAGTTGTGAATTCTCCAAAGGATGCCCTCCTTCCAAATGCTACATTAGTCCATGAAAATTTAGCAATATACGAAAAAATAGAGCATGTTTATCCTGAGGCCAATACGAATATTGCAGATCGCACCAAAATTCGGAAGGGGTGTGTGGAAGAAGGTTGGAAATTTAGCGATGTAACTGTAGAGGCTGATTTCTCCTTTTCTCAATCTGATCATATAGCTATGGAAACAAGATGTGTTATAGCAGAAATTCGTCCAGATGGTTATGTTGTCTTTACATCTGCTACTCAGTCTCCATATATGATAAAAAAATTAATGAAAGATTACTTTCAGCTTGAAGAAGGAAAAGTCATAGTCAACACCCCTTTAGTTGGCGGAGCATACGGTGGAAAAGTTCCCGTTCAGCTAGAATTGATTGCATATATGGCATCAGCTGCTGTTGGAGGCAGACCAGTGAAGTTATTGAACACACGAGAAGAAGACATGATTACATCACCAGTACATATCGGTCTGGATGCCCATATTAAACTGGGAGCAACAAAGGATGGACAATTAGCTGCAGCAGAAATTTTATATACCTTTGATACAGGCGCATATTCCGACAAAGGTGCAACAATAAGCAGAGCTGCAGCAGTCACTTCTACGGGTCCTTACCGCATTGATAACCTAAAATGCGATTCTTTATGTGTTTATACAAATCACCCATATGTAACTGCCTATAGAGGATTTGGACATTCAGAGCTCTTATTTGTTTTTGAAAGAGCCCTGGACATGCTGGCTAAAAAACTTAAAATGGATCCCATAGAACTTCGAATGAAAAATGCAATTTTACCAGGGCATACTACTCCAACACAAATTCATCTTAATGAAAGTACAGTTGGTAATTTGCCTAATTGCATTGAAACCTTGAAGCAGTTAATGCAATGGAACGAAGGTCAAATAATTCAAATAAATGATCGAAAGGTCCGTGCGAAAGGAATTAGTTGTATTTGGAAGACTTCAACAATTGATAGCGAAGCGAGTTCTGGAATTGTTTTAATGTTTAATAGGGATGGCAGCGTAAATATCGAATCTGGAGTTGTCGAGATAGGGATGGGTACTAAAACGGTACTTGCTCAATTATTAGCAGAAAAGCTAAAAATGGATATCAATAAAATACATGTCAAGATGGAAGTAAATACACAAATAATACCCGAGCATTGGAAAACCGTGGCTAGTAGAAGTACTCTGATGGCCGGTAGGGCACTATTGAAGGCAGCCGATGACGTAATTGTACAACTAAAGGATATTGCTTCACGGGTGCTAATGTGTTCACCTGATGACCTTGAGGTAGGAAATGAAATGGTATATGCGAAAGATGAACCTGATATTTTTATAAAAATAAAAGATATTTGTTATGGATATAAGTATCCACATGGATATGCAATTGGTGGTCAGGTAATTGGACGAGGCCAATATATGTTAAGACATTTAACACATCTTGATCGCGAGACTGGTATAGGACGCCCTGGTCCTGAGTATACAGTCGGTGCTCAAGGGGTTGAAATAGAGTTTGATACAAGAGATTATACTTATAAAATACTTAAAGCCTACTCTGTTATTGATGCAGGTAAGGTACTAAATATGAAATTAGCAGAGGGACAAGTGATGGGTGCTATGGAAATGGGTTTAAATTTGGGAAGCAGTGAAACCTTCATATTTAATGAAAGTGGAAAAGTGCTTAATCCTCGTCTTCGTACCTATACTCCTTTCAGGTATGGTGATCATCCAGAATATATTGTTAATTTTGTTGAAACACCTCATGTTGATAGTGCCTATGGAGCCCGTGGTCTTGGAGAGCATGGATTAATAGGTATGCCAGCAGCGCTAGCAAATGCCTTGTCAATAGCTTCAGGAGTAGAGTTAAATAAACTCCCTCTTACACCTGAATCGATTTGGATGCAGAAGATAGGAGTGAATAAAAATTGA
- a CDS encoding FAD binding domain-containing protein: MITYDFEYYKPSSIDEATSLFQSLDEQGKEPVFFSGGTEIITLGRSNRIETGAVIDIKGIPECLVLTKEAGKITFGAAQTLTKVREKQYFPFLSKAIVEIADHTARNKITLGGNICANIIYRETILPLLLTDSQMVIASPTGLKQVPINQIFDQTLKLQRGELLVQVITDEKEIELPSLCIKKRKHWDVGYPLITVAALKKNEHIKFAFSGLCSYPFRNQNMEQSLNNQELSNEVKIAEAMQYIPAPVLNDVQGSEGYRMFVLKNTLLDILDTIGGMENV, translated from the coding sequence TTGATTACATATGATTTCGAGTATTATAAGCCTTCGTCAATAGACGAAGCAACATCATTATTTCAGTCTTTAGATGAACAAGGCAAGGAGCCAGTCTTTTTTTCTGGGGGTACAGAAATCATTACTTTAGGAAGATCCAATAGAATCGAGACTGGCGCTGTCATTGATATTAAAGGGATTCCCGAATGTCTTGTGCTAACTAAAGAGGCAGGTAAAATTACTTTTGGTGCAGCACAAACACTAACTAAGGTTCGGGAAAAACAATATTTTCCCTTCTTAAGTAAGGCAATAGTAGAAATTGCTGACCATACAGCTAGAAATAAAATAACCCTAGGGGGAAATATATGTGCAAACATTATATATAGAGAAACAATTTTACCACTTTTGCTAACAGATAGCCAAATGGTAATCGCCAGCCCAACTGGTTTAAAACAAGTACCAATAAATCAGATATTTGATCAAACTCTAAAATTACAAAGAGGCGAACTACTGGTTCAAGTCATCACAGATGAGAAAGAGATTGAATTACCTTCTCTATGTATCAAAAAACGAAAACACTGGGATGTTGGTTATCCCCTAATAACGGTTGCTGCCCTGAAAAAAAATGAACATATCAAATTCGCCTTCAGCGGCTTATGTTCCTATCCCTTTCGTAATCAGAATATGGAACAAAGCCTAAATAATCAAGAATTATCTAATGAAGTGAAAATTGCAGAAGCAATGCAATATATACCAGCGCCTGTTTTGAATGATGTTCAAGGGTCCGAAGGTTATAGAATGTTTGTATTGAAGAATACATTACTAGATATTCTGGATACTATAGGGGGAATGGAAAATGTATAA